In the genome of Populus nigra chromosome 9, ddPopNigr1.1, whole genome shotgun sequence, one region contains:
- the LOC133702793 gene encoding 2S seed storage albumin protein-like has product MARFLTIAVLASLLLALIANASSYRTTITTVEFDEQSSRSRSGGCQEQIRREDLSSCEQYVSQISRPRLALRGIHNRQGDQEQVQQCCQQIRRVDRQCQCDALRSVIEEQTQHQRRPEQEETQEVQRRATDIQRQCSLPDCQSQSIWF; this is encoded by the coding sequence ATGGCAAGGTTTTTGACAATAGCAGTTCTAGCTAGCCTTCTCTTGGCACTCATCGCCAATGCCTCTTCTTACAGAACAACCATCACCACCGTGGAGTTTGATGAGCAGTCCAGCAGGAGTCGATCTGGAGGCTGCCAAGAGCAGATTCGGAGGGAGGACTTGAGCAGTTGTGAGCAATATGTATCCCAAATATCAAGGCCAAGGTTAGCACTCCGAGGGATCCACAATCGGCAGGGTGATCAAGAGCAAGTTCAGCAATGCTGCCAGCAAATAAGGCGTGTGGATAGGCAGTGCCAGTGCGACGCTTTACGGTCTGTGATCGAGGAGCAAACACAGCACCAACGCCGCCCTGAACAGGAAGAGACGCAGGAGGTACAGAGGAGGGCAACCGACATACAAAGACAGTGCAGCTTGCCCGATTGTCAATCCCAATCAATCTGGTTCTAG
- the LOC133702794 gene encoding uncharacterized protein LOC133702794, translating to MWDSSTFEVNSIEYGGQWISLCGKHVNSSFNCMIIGVYAASSVQDRVKLWEDITTLKFAFNLPMVVIGDFNEILHAHERSSGYINHSGSAAFRNFLSDCALIEFKLQGSRFTWFRGGSMSCIDRAFASLEFHLQFPFLSLCRYPRGMSDHCQLLLQTPKVDWGWKPFRFIKCWLSHPSFLADFETLWFDSCKEFPGDYRLVKKLGTLGKKLRQWNKTTFGRLRIFGDRNPAKIGAKWGIKTPVSSTFQQPQCRRIEMGGLGFSKISEERSVWLERLPSLEEVKQAVWDCDGSKAPGHDRFTFSFYKKVWNLISSDIFVMVKEFFRTVVKLLSTRLRSVLPDVISVNQFAFIAGRQILDGFMIANEVVHAIRSKKDHEFLLKVDFHKAFDSILWEHIDSTMGYMGFGSHWRNLIFECLSTSKLAILINGSPSREFSMERGLRQGDPLSSFLFDIAVQGPIVLFNRASDSDDTLIFLPNDYSSLLHAKRILCWFEIISRLKVNFYKSSLIGINLDNEYTSGLPNVIFCRSNTFPVRYLGLPLGANPNRLSTWKSVLSIIRAKLSNWKWKILSMAGRICLIKSVLNSLPLYYMSVFTMPKGITKAISSINRCFLWKSTSNSHGICKVAWHKVIKSKPLRGLGLGSIHNKNLALMFKWLWNLDKGVVGGSLSPTWRGMVSAISLNHSIAAPLQSNVGFKMGDERNIRPLRSREFCMRESLLAEVERGLVFSDGEDNKIWKSDSSNIYSVSSGCHLLDGFNVSTNLYSLDLLWKGFTPLKIDVFIWLLLNGSICTKGFLAKRRIINYEEALCPFCCKEIETIHHLFHLCPIS from the exons ATGTGGGATAGCTCTACTTTTGAGGTTAATTCCATAGAATATGGGGGGCAATGGATCAGCCTATGCGGCAAACATGTTAATTCTTCCTTTAACTGCATGATAATTGGAGTATATGCTGCATCTTCTGTGCAAGATCGTGTTAAGCTGTGGGAAGACATCACCACTCTGAAGTTTGCCTTTAATTTACCAATGGTGGTGATAGGTGATTTCAATGAAATTCTCCATGCTCATGAGAGAAGCAGCGGATACATTAATCATTCAGGGTCAGCTGCTTTCCGTAATTTCCTATCCGATTGTGCTCtgattgaattcaaattacAGGGAAGCCGTTTCACTTGGTTTAGAGGGGGTTCCATGAGCTGTATCGACCGGGCCTTTGCATCTCTAGAGTTCCACCTTCAGTTTCCATTCTTATCACTCTGCCGCTACCCAAGGGGGATGTCTGATCACTGTCAATTGCTTCTTCAGACACCAAAGGTAGATTGGGGATGGAAGCCTTTCCGTTTCATAAAGTGCTGGTTGTCACACCCTTCATTCTTAGCTGATTTTGAGACTCTATGGTTTGATAGCTGCAAGGAATTTCCAGGGGACTATAGATTGGTCAAGAAACTAGGAACTTTGGGGAAAAAACTGAGACAATGGAATAAAACCACCTTCG GAAGGTTGAGGATATTTGGAGACAGAAATCCCGCTAAAATTGGTGCAAAATGGGGGATAAAAACACCCGTTTCTTCCACCTTTCAGCAA CCACAATGCAGAAGAATCGAAATGGGAGGCTTGGGGTTCTCTAAAATCTCAGAAGAAAGATCAGTTTGGTTAGAAAGATTGCCTTCATTGGAGGAAGTGAAGCAAGCTGTATGGGATTGTGACGGTTCAAAAGCCCCCGGTCATGACAGGTTCACCTTCTCTTTCTATAAAAAGGTATGGAATCTTATCAGCTCCGACATCTTTGTGATGGTCAAAGAATTTTTCAGAACAG TGGTAAAACTATTGTCCACTAGGCTCCGAAGCGTTCTGCCAGATGTGATAAGTGTAAACCAGTTTGCTTTCATTGCTGGGCGTCAAATTCTAGATGGGTTCATGATAGCAAACGAGGTTGTCCATGCTATTCGTAGCAAGAAGGACCACGAGTTTTTGCTAAAGGTAGATTTTCATAAAGCCTTCGACTCGATTTTGTGGGAGCATATTGATTCTACCATGGGTTATATGGGCTTCGGCTCTCATTGGAGGAATCTGATTTTTGAATGTTTGTCCACATCTAAATTGGCCATCCTAATTAACGGCTCACCTAGCAGAGAATTCAGTATGGAGAGGGGTCTCAGGCAAGGGGACCCCctctcttctttcctttttgataTAGCAGTTCAAGGGCCAATAGTTTTATTCAACAGGGCATCGGATTCGG ATGACACTCTGATCTTCCTGCCAAATGATTATTCCTCTCTTCTACATGCCAAGAGGATTCTATGCTGGTTCGAGATCATTTCAAGACTGAAAGTTAATTTCTACAAAAGTTCACTTATAGGAATTAATTTGGACAACGAATACACTTCAGGTCTGCCTAATGTAATTTTCTGTCGCAGTAACACCTTCCCAGTCAGATACCTTGGGTTGCCTCTTGGTGCTAACCCAAATAGGCTCTCCACTTGGAAATCGGTATTGTCAATAATCAGAGCAAAGTTAAGCAATTGGAAATGGAAGATTCTGAGCATGGCTGGGAGGATATGTCTTATTAAATCTGTCTTAAACTCTCTACCTCTATACTACATGTCTGTTTTTACTATGCCAAAAGGCATTACAAAAGCTATATCCTCCATCAATCGTTGTTTTCTCTGGAAAAGCACCTCAAATTCACATGGTATTTGTAAGGTTGCATGGCACAAGGTAATAAAGAGTAAGCCCCTCAGAGGTCTCGGGTTGGGTTCTATTCACAACAAAAATCTGGCTCTGATGTTTAAATGGCTCTGGAACCTTGATAAAGGAGTGGTAGGAG GTTCTTTATCTCCAACTTGGCGTGGCATGGTATCTGCAATTTCCTTAAATCACAGCATAGCTGCTCCCCTCCAATCAAATGTCGGGTTCAAGATGGGTGATGAGAGAAACATCAG ACCCCTTCGATCCCGCGAGTTCTGCATGCGGGAAAGCTTGTTAGCAGAAGTTGAACGTGGTCTAGTCTTCTCTGATGGTGAAGACAACAAGATTTGGAAATCCGACAGCTCCAACATTTACTCAGTCTCTTCAGGGTGCCATCTTCTTGATGGTTTTAATGTTTCAACAAACCTTTACTCCCTTGATCTACTTTGGAAAGGGTTTACGCCTCTAAAAATAGATGTGTTCATATGGCTTCTTCTAAACGGCAGTATTTGCACAAAAGGATTCTTAGCTAAGAGGAGAATCATCAATTATGAGGAAGCTCTTTGTCCTTTCTGCTGCAAGGAGATTGAGACTATACATCATCTCTTCCATCTTTGTCCTATATCATAG
- the LOC133703423 gene encoding 2S seed storage albumin protein — translation MAKLIIFAATLTAFLLLVDASIHSTTVIIDEENPRRSEEDCRDELIRAQDLKHCQEYIMQEASSRDGLDINRREEERLDRCCDQLRQMRSTCRCYGLRKAVKSAPKQRGVGRMDFDEAASVARSLPGDCGMEQESCEFGSPYRM, via the coding sequence ATGGCAAAGCTCATCATCTTCGCAGCCACTTTGACAGCCTTTCTCCTCCTAGTTGACGCCTCCATTCACAGTACTACAGTGATCATCGATGAGGAAAACCCCAGGCGATCAGAAGAAGACTGTCGCGACGAGTTGATTAGGGCACAAGATCTCAAGCATTGCCAGGAATATATTATGCAAGAAGCGAGCTCACGGGACGGCCTTGACATTAACCGAAGAGAGGAGGAACGTCTTGACAGGTGTTGTGATCAGCTAAGACAGATGAGATCCACGTGCCGCTGCTATGGCCTCAGGAAGGCTGTTAAGAGTGCGCCAAAGCAGAGGGGTGTCGGACGAATGGATTTTGATGAGGCTGCGAGTGTGGCCCGTAGCCTTCCCGGCGATTGTGGTATGGAACAAGAAAGTTGTGAATTTGGTTCGCCCTACAGAATGTAA